From one Populus alba chromosome 17, ASM523922v2, whole genome shotgun sequence genomic stretch:
- the LOC118037097 gene encoding DELLA protein 2-like isoform X2, with protein MDHGCFVISYQRKKRDHHVFCLSIHTTGPPDLNLVLTEMSSPLVNKLMDCAKAVAGGNLKLADVLFEEMEGLTAEETSEVTKKVVSYFAEALARRVHGVYPRNPFPLIPSSFMNTQRSLRYFEITPAPIHFLTAADVIGKQPVHFIDFSIMLGSREYDSLLPRLLPNRAFRLTNIGPNPCKDSKHIQERQRKLTELARQLNIDFQLQQFEANIPADIEECVLKLESTSEDEIVIVRWEFEFHKLLAVEGAIERVLSKLKELKPKLMLINEQEADHNSPDFFDRFALSFQYYSRVFNHFNFVTSRTDREEVLERHWRRQISNVVACEGIDRVERHQTFDQWNERLRGAGFRPGLETLCKFPMFYTSCGPRLFFISFWVPIDPTEFSRGVGISNPITIQDASVSSVIEPEEVCSSDSEDDSADDNSSTLWIF; from the exons ATGGATCACGGATGCTTCGTTATAAGCtaccaaagaaagaaaagagatcaCCATGTATTCTGTTTATCCATCCACACGACAGGACCACCGGATCTTAATTTGGTGCTTACAGAAATGAGCTCTCCTCTGGTCAACAAATTGATGGATTGTGCTAAGGCAGTTGCAGGTGGTAATCTCAAGCTTGCAGATGTTCTTTTTGAGGAAATGGAAGGTCTGACTGCCGAGGAAACCAGTGAAGTGACAAAAAAAGTTGTCAGCTACTTTGCTGAAGCTCTGGCTAGGCGAGTCCATGGAGTGTATCCTCGAAATCCTTTTCCGTTGATTCCATCCTCATTTATGAACACCCAACGTTCTCTTCGTTATTTTGAAATCACCCCTGCCCCCATCCATTTCCTTACCGCTGCCGATGTCATTGGAAAGCAACCAGTCCACTTCATTGACTTTTCCATCATGCTAGGCAGCCGGGAATATGATTCTTTGTTACCACGGCTTCTGCCCAATAGAGCATTCCGGTTAACTAATATCGGGCCAAATCCGTGTAAAGACAGCAAGCATATCCAAGAAAGGCAACGAAAACTCACTGAACTGGCACGACAGTTGAACATCGATTTCCAGCTCCAACAATTTGAAGCCAATATTCCTGCTGATATAGAAGAATGTGTACTCAAACTGGAAAGCACAAGCGAGGATGAGATAGTTATAGTGAGATGGGAATTTGAATTCCACAAATTGCTTGCCGTTGAGGGAGCAATCGAGAGAGTACTTTCAAAACTGAAGGAGCTGAAACCAAAATTGATGTTGATTAATGAGCAGGAAGCCGATCACAACAGTCCTGATTTCTTTGACCGTTTTGCCCTGTCTTTCCAATACTACTCTAgagtttttaatcattttaatttcgTTACTTCTAGGACAGATAGAGAAGAGGTACTGGAGAGGCACTGGAGGCGACAGATTAGCAATGTTGTTGCGTGTGAGGGCATTGACAGGGTCGAGCGGCACCAGACATTTGATCAGTGGAACGAACGATTGCGTGGTGCAGGGTTCCGTCCAGGGTTGGAAACTTTATGTAAATTTCCTATGTTCTACACATCTTGTGGTCCCCGACTgttctttatttcattttggGTACCCATCGATCCAACTGAGTTTAGTAGAG GGGTTGGCATTAGTAATCCCATCACAATTCAAGATGCAAGTGTATCTTCAGTAATTGAGCCAGAGGAAGTGTGCTCTTCAGATTCTGAAGATGACAGTGCTGATGATAATTCTAGTACACTTTGGATATTCTAG
- the LOC118037097 gene encoding DELLA protein 2-like isoform X1, with protein MDHGCFVISYQRKKRDHHVFCLSIHTTGPPDLNLVLTEMSSPLVNKLMDCAKAVAGGNLKLADVLFEEMEGLTAEETSEVTKKVVSYFAEALARRVHGVYPRNPFPLIPSSFMNTQRSLRYFEITPAPIHFLTAADVIGKQPVHFIDFSIMLGSREYDSLLPRLLPNRAFRLTNIGPNPCKDSKHIQERQRKLTELARQLNIDFQLQQFEANIPADIEECVLKLESTSEDEIVIVRWEFEFHKLLAVEGAIERVLSKLKELKPKLMLINEQEADHNSPDFFDRFALSFQYYSRVFNHFNFVTSRTDREEVLERHWRRQISNVVACEGIDRVERHQTFDQWNERLRGAGFRPGLETLCKFPMFYTSCGPRLFFISFWVPIDPTEFSRAE; from the exons ATGGATCACGGATGCTTCGTTATAAGCtaccaaagaaagaaaagagatcaCCATGTATTCTGTTTATCCATCCACACGACAGGACCACCGGATCTTAATTTGGTGCTTACAGAAATGAGCTCTCCTCTGGTCAACAAATTGATGGATTGTGCTAAGGCAGTTGCAGGTGGTAATCTCAAGCTTGCAGATGTTCTTTTTGAGGAAATGGAAGGTCTGACTGCCGAGGAAACCAGTGAAGTGACAAAAAAAGTTGTCAGCTACTTTGCTGAAGCTCTGGCTAGGCGAGTCCATGGAGTGTATCCTCGAAATCCTTTTCCGTTGATTCCATCCTCATTTATGAACACCCAACGTTCTCTTCGTTATTTTGAAATCACCCCTGCCCCCATCCATTTCCTTACCGCTGCCGATGTCATTGGAAAGCAACCAGTCCACTTCATTGACTTTTCCATCATGCTAGGCAGCCGGGAATATGATTCTTTGTTACCACGGCTTCTGCCCAATAGAGCATTCCGGTTAACTAATATCGGGCCAAATCCGTGTAAAGACAGCAAGCATATCCAAGAAAGGCAACGAAAACTCACTGAACTGGCACGACAGTTGAACATCGATTTCCAGCTCCAACAATTTGAAGCCAATATTCCTGCTGATATAGAAGAATGTGTACTCAAACTGGAAAGCACAAGCGAGGATGAGATAGTTATAGTGAGATGGGAATTTGAATTCCACAAATTGCTTGCCGTTGAGGGAGCAATCGAGAGAGTACTTTCAAAACTGAAGGAGCTGAAACCAAAATTGATGTTGATTAATGAGCAGGAAGCCGATCACAACAGTCCTGATTTCTTTGACCGTTTTGCCCTGTCTTTCCAATACTACTCTAgagtttttaatcattttaatttcgTTACTTCTAGGACAGATAGAGAAGAGGTACTGGAGAGGCACTGGAGGCGACAGATTAGCAATGTTGTTGCGTGTGAGGGCATTGACAGGGTCGAGCGGCACCAGACATTTGATCAGTGGAACGAACGATTGCGTGGTGCAGGGTTCCGTCCAGGGTTGGAAACTTTATGTAAATTTCCTATGTTCTACACATCTTGTGGTCCCCGACTgttctttatttcattttggGTACCCATCGATCCAACTGAGTTTAGTAGAG CGGAGTAG